A single Cucumis melo cultivar AY chromosome 4, USDA_Cmelo_AY_1.0, whole genome shotgun sequence DNA region contains:
- the LOC103503682 gene encoding blue copper protein-like, with product MASFHGGLLCLLVLGICMVQPNLATVYNVGDTAGWSLGVDYGTWASGKTFSVGDKLAFNYAGGHTVDEVSANDYKACAAGNSITSDSSGSTTITLKTPGTHYFICSSMGHCDGGMKLSVTVAAGGSSTTPSPGGGSSTTPTSPATDTPSATGTTPSTTTPTTKLPSGSSNSGSSSPFANFYMAVLAILVGSSALAVGYY from the exons ATGGCGAGCTTCCATGGCGGACTTCTTTGCCTCCTGGTACTTGGAATCTGCATGGTGCAGCcgaatttggccaccgtttatAACGTTGGAGACACTGCCGGTTGGTCTCTTGGTGTTGATTATGGCACATGGGCTTCAGGGAAGACCTTCAGCGTCGGCGATAAACTTG CGTTCAACTATGCAGGAGGCCACACAGTAGATGAAGTTAGTGCGAATGACTACAAAGCATGCGCAGCCGGAAACTCCATAACCTCCGACAGTTCAGGCTCCACAACCATCACCTTAAAAACCCCAGGAACTCACTACTTCATTTGCAGTTCCATGGGGCATTGCGATGGCGGCATGAAACTCTCCGTCACTGTCGCGGCCGGTGGATCGTCTACTACTCCATCTCCGGGGGGCGGCAGTTCCACCACTCCAACGTCGCCGGCAACTGACACACCTTCGGCTACCGGAACAACGCCGTCGACGACGACCCCGACAACGAAACTTCCATCCGGTTCGTCAAATTCAGGGTCATCGTCTCCTTTCGCCAATTTCTACATGGCCGTTTTGGCGATTTTGGTAGGTTCATCGGCGTTGGCTGTGGGttattattga
- the LOC103503684 gene encoding isoamylase 3, chloroplastic isoform X1 yields MIRSLPLHHSTTLQFPLFPSSCTGATHFLHFRLKRQVKLVSGSSSSDSREIFSETKQGGVKLWTVSAFSRRDQDRVLEHRPNTAHVLCFKRQQEAPENLDTGPMLKIFPGQAFPLGVSEVDNGINFAIFSQHATSVTICLSLDGRIDDGMLEFKLDPDDNRTGDIWHICIQDLQRKNVLYGYRIDGPQGWHHGHRYDDGTMLLDPYAKFVEGRRFFGGENKSSGFLGTYDFESLPFDWGNDYKLPNIPEKDLVIYEMNVRGFTADESSGLPSSTRGSYLGVIEKIPHLLELGVNAVELLPVFEFDELEFQRHPNPRDHMINTWGYSTINFFAPMSRYASAGGGPLNASQEFKQMVKALHAAGIEVILDVVYNHTNEGDDVNPYTTSFRGIDNKVYYMLDLKNNGQYFNFSGCGNTLNCNHPVVMELILESLRHWVVEYHVDGFRFDLASVLCRGTDGAPLSAPPLIRAISKDAILSRCKIIAEPWDCGGLYLVGRFPNWDRWAEWNGIYRDDIRKFIKGDCGMKGSFATRVAGSSDLYNVNKRKPYHGINFVIAHDGFTLRDLVSYNVKHNDANGEGGNDGCNDNFSWNCGFEGETEDTSIKALRSRQMKNFHLALMTSQGTPMMLMGDEYGHTRYGNNNSYGHDNALNHFLWEQLEARKRDHFRFFSEVIKFRRKHPHLFSRENFLNKNDITWHESNWDNPESKFLAYTLHDDNGEDVYLAFNAHDYFVNVSLPSPPTNRRWFRVVDTNLESPHDFVLDGIPGVGSSYNLAPYSSILLKANL; encoded by the exons ATGATCCGCTCTCTACCTCTCCACCATTCCACTACTCTTCAGTTTCCTCTCTTTCCTTCATCCTGCACCGGAGCTACTCATTTCCTTCACTTCCG ATTGAAGCGGCAAGTGAAGCTAGTGTCAGGAAGCAGCAGCAGCGACAGCCGAGAGATTTTTAGTGAG ACAAAGCAGGGAGGAGTCAAACTTTGGACTGTAAGTGCATTTTCTCGTCGTGATCAAGATCGTGTGCTGGAG CACCGTCCTAACACGGCACACGTTCTCTGTTTCAAACGTCAGCAAGAAGCTCCTGAAAATTTGGACACTGGTCCAATGTTGAAAATATTCCCAGGCCAAGCATTTCCATTGGGTGTTTCAGAAGTAGACAATGGGATCAATTTTGCAATTTTCTCACAGCATGCTACATCTGTCACCATTTGTTTATCACTTGATGGGAG GATTGATGATGGAATGCTGGAGTTCAAATTGGACCCTGATGACAATAGAACAGGGGACATTTGGCACATTTGTATCCAG GATTTACAAAGGAAAAATGTCCTATATGGCTATAGGATTGATGGTCCTCAAGGTTGGCATCATGGGCATCGGTATGATGATGGCACTATGCTTTTAGATCCTTACGCCAAGTTTGTTGAAGGTCGCCGATTCTTTGGGGGTGAAAATAAGTCCTCTGGTTTTCTAGGGACTTATGATTTTGAGAGCTTGCCTTTTGATTGGGGAAATGACTATAAGCTTCCTAATATACCAGAG AAAGATCTTGTAATATATGAAATGAATGTCCGTGGATTTACAGCTGATGAATCTAGTGGCTTGCCTTCAAGCACACGGGGAAGTTACCTGGGTGTTATAGAAAAG ATTCCACATCTGCTGGAGCTTGGTGTCAATGCGGTTGAACTATTGCCTGTCTTTGAGTTTGATGAGTTAGAGTTTCAGAGGCATCCAAACCCCAGGGATCATATG ATCAATACGTGGGGCTACTCCACAATCAACTTTTTTGCTCCAATGAGTCGATATGCTAGTGCTGGTGGAGGACCTCTTAATGCTTCGCAGGAATTTAAACAAATGGTTAAAGCCTTGCATGCTGCTGGGATAGAG GTCATTTTGGATGTTGTGTACAACCATACTAATGAGGGCGATGATGTAAATCCGTATACCACTTCATTTCGTGGCATTGATAATAAG GTTTATTACATGTTGGACCTGAAGAATAATGGTCAATATTTTAACTTCTCGGGCTGTG GTAACACCTTGAACTGTAATCATCCCGTGGTGATGGAACTAATTCTTGAAAGCTTAAGACACTG GGTTGTTGAATATCATGTAGATGGTTTTAGATTTGATCTTGCCAGTGTTCTTTGCCGGGGAACAGATGGTGCTCCACTTAGTGCTCCCCCACTCATAAGG GCAATTTCAAAAGATGCTATTCTATCAAGATGTAAAATAATTGCAGAACCTTGGGATTGTGGAGGTCTTTATCTTGTAGGAAGATTTCCAAATTGGGATCG GTGGGCTGAATGGAACGGAATATACCGTGACGACATTAGAAAATTTATTAAG GGTGACTGTGGCATGAAGGGAAGCTTTGCAACTCGAGTAGCTGGGTCATCTGATCTTTACAAC GTGAATAAGCGTAAACCTTACCATGGTATTAATTTTGTTATTGCTCATGATGGATTTACACTTCGTGATCTAGTTTCTTACAATGTCAAG CATAATGATGCCAATGGTGAAGGTGGAAATGATGGATGCAATGATAACTTCAGCTGGAATTGTGGTTTTGAAG GTGAAACAGAAGATACAAGCATCAAAGCTTTGCGCTCAAGGCAAATGAAAAACTTCCATTTGGCTTTAATGACATCTCAG GGAACACCAATGATGTTAATGGGGGATGAGTACGGGCATACTCGTTATGGAAATAACAATAGCTATGGACATGATAATGCTCTTAACCATTTCCTTTGGGAACAG TTAGAGGCACGGAAGAGGGATCACTTCAGATTTTTCTCTGAAGTGATAAAGTTTCGAAGGAAGCATCCCCATTTATTTAGCCGGGAAAATTTTCTAAACAAG AATGATATAACTTGGCACGAAAGCAATTGGGACAATCCTGAAAGTAAATTTCTTGCCTACAC GCTTCATGATGATAATGGAGAAGACGTTTACTTGGCATTCAATGCTCACGATTATTTTGTCAATGTTTCGTTGCCCTCTCCTCCGACAAACCGAAGATGGTTTCGTGTG GTGGACACCAATCTGGAGTCTCCCCATGACTTTGTACTGGATGGCATTCCGGGGGTTGGAAGCTCCTATAATTTGGCTCCCTATTCCTCAATTCTTCTGAAAGCCAATTTATAA
- the LOC103503684 gene encoding isoamylase 3, chloroplastic isoform X2 has protein sequence MIRSLPLHHSTTLQFPLFPSSCTGATHFLHFRLKRQVKLVSGSSSSDSREIFSETKQGGVKLWTVSAFSRRDQDRVLEQEAPENLDTGPMLKIFPGQAFPLGVSEVDNGINFAIFSQHATSVTICLSLDGRIDDGMLEFKLDPDDNRTGDIWHICIQDLQRKNVLYGYRIDGPQGWHHGHRYDDGTMLLDPYAKFVEGRRFFGGENKSSGFLGTYDFESLPFDWGNDYKLPNIPEKDLVIYEMNVRGFTADESSGLPSSTRGSYLGVIEKIPHLLELGVNAVELLPVFEFDELEFQRHPNPRDHMINTWGYSTINFFAPMSRYASAGGGPLNASQEFKQMVKALHAAGIEVILDVVYNHTNEGDDVNPYTTSFRGIDNKVYYMLDLKNNGQYFNFSGCGNTLNCNHPVVMELILESLRHWVVEYHVDGFRFDLASVLCRGTDGAPLSAPPLIRAISKDAILSRCKIIAEPWDCGGLYLVGRFPNWDRWAEWNGIYRDDIRKFIKGDCGMKGSFATRVAGSSDLYNVNKRKPYHGINFVIAHDGFTLRDLVSYNVKHNDANGEGGNDGCNDNFSWNCGFEGETEDTSIKALRSRQMKNFHLALMTSQGTPMMLMGDEYGHTRYGNNNSYGHDNALNHFLWEQLEARKRDHFRFFSEVIKFRRKHPHLFSRENFLNKNDITWHESNWDNPESKFLAYTLHDDNGEDVYLAFNAHDYFVNVSLPSPPTNRRWFRVVDTNLESPHDFVLDGIPGVGSSYNLAPYSSILLKANL, from the exons ATGATCCGCTCTCTACCTCTCCACCATTCCACTACTCTTCAGTTTCCTCTCTTTCCTTCATCCTGCACCGGAGCTACTCATTTCCTTCACTTCCG ATTGAAGCGGCAAGTGAAGCTAGTGTCAGGAAGCAGCAGCAGCGACAGCCGAGAGATTTTTAGTGAG ACAAAGCAGGGAGGAGTCAAACTTTGGACTGTAAGTGCATTTTCTCGTCGTGATCAAGATCGTGTGCTGGAG CAAGAAGCTCCTGAAAATTTGGACACTGGTCCAATGTTGAAAATATTCCCAGGCCAAGCATTTCCATTGGGTGTTTCAGAAGTAGACAATGGGATCAATTTTGCAATTTTCTCACAGCATGCTACATCTGTCACCATTTGTTTATCACTTGATGGGAG GATTGATGATGGAATGCTGGAGTTCAAATTGGACCCTGATGACAATAGAACAGGGGACATTTGGCACATTTGTATCCAG GATTTACAAAGGAAAAATGTCCTATATGGCTATAGGATTGATGGTCCTCAAGGTTGGCATCATGGGCATCGGTATGATGATGGCACTATGCTTTTAGATCCTTACGCCAAGTTTGTTGAAGGTCGCCGATTCTTTGGGGGTGAAAATAAGTCCTCTGGTTTTCTAGGGACTTATGATTTTGAGAGCTTGCCTTTTGATTGGGGAAATGACTATAAGCTTCCTAATATACCAGAG AAAGATCTTGTAATATATGAAATGAATGTCCGTGGATTTACAGCTGATGAATCTAGTGGCTTGCCTTCAAGCACACGGGGAAGTTACCTGGGTGTTATAGAAAAG ATTCCACATCTGCTGGAGCTTGGTGTCAATGCGGTTGAACTATTGCCTGTCTTTGAGTTTGATGAGTTAGAGTTTCAGAGGCATCCAAACCCCAGGGATCATATG ATCAATACGTGGGGCTACTCCACAATCAACTTTTTTGCTCCAATGAGTCGATATGCTAGTGCTGGTGGAGGACCTCTTAATGCTTCGCAGGAATTTAAACAAATGGTTAAAGCCTTGCATGCTGCTGGGATAGAG GTCATTTTGGATGTTGTGTACAACCATACTAATGAGGGCGATGATGTAAATCCGTATACCACTTCATTTCGTGGCATTGATAATAAG GTTTATTACATGTTGGACCTGAAGAATAATGGTCAATATTTTAACTTCTCGGGCTGTG GTAACACCTTGAACTGTAATCATCCCGTGGTGATGGAACTAATTCTTGAAAGCTTAAGACACTG GGTTGTTGAATATCATGTAGATGGTTTTAGATTTGATCTTGCCAGTGTTCTTTGCCGGGGAACAGATGGTGCTCCACTTAGTGCTCCCCCACTCATAAGG GCAATTTCAAAAGATGCTATTCTATCAAGATGTAAAATAATTGCAGAACCTTGGGATTGTGGAGGTCTTTATCTTGTAGGAAGATTTCCAAATTGGGATCG GTGGGCTGAATGGAACGGAATATACCGTGACGACATTAGAAAATTTATTAAG GGTGACTGTGGCATGAAGGGAAGCTTTGCAACTCGAGTAGCTGGGTCATCTGATCTTTACAAC GTGAATAAGCGTAAACCTTACCATGGTATTAATTTTGTTATTGCTCATGATGGATTTACACTTCGTGATCTAGTTTCTTACAATGTCAAG CATAATGATGCCAATGGTGAAGGTGGAAATGATGGATGCAATGATAACTTCAGCTGGAATTGTGGTTTTGAAG GTGAAACAGAAGATACAAGCATCAAAGCTTTGCGCTCAAGGCAAATGAAAAACTTCCATTTGGCTTTAATGACATCTCAG GGAACACCAATGATGTTAATGGGGGATGAGTACGGGCATACTCGTTATGGAAATAACAATAGCTATGGACATGATAATGCTCTTAACCATTTCCTTTGGGAACAG TTAGAGGCACGGAAGAGGGATCACTTCAGATTTTTCTCTGAAGTGATAAAGTTTCGAAGGAAGCATCCCCATTTATTTAGCCGGGAAAATTTTCTAAACAAG AATGATATAACTTGGCACGAAAGCAATTGGGACAATCCTGAAAGTAAATTTCTTGCCTACAC GCTTCATGATGATAATGGAGAAGACGTTTACTTGGCATTCAATGCTCACGATTATTTTGTCAATGTTTCGTTGCCCTCTCCTCCGACAAACCGAAGATGGTTTCGTGTG GTGGACACCAATCTGGAGTCTCCCCATGACTTTGTACTGGATGGCATTCCGGGGGTTGGAAGCTCCTATAATTTGGCTCCCTATTCCTCAATTCTTCTGAAAGCCAATTTATAA
- the LOC103503684 gene encoding isoamylase 3, chloroplastic isoform X3 has translation MLKIFPGQAFPLGVSEVDNGINFAIFSQHATSVTICLSLDGRIDDGMLEFKLDPDDNRTGDIWHICIQDLQRKNVLYGYRIDGPQGWHHGHRYDDGTMLLDPYAKFVEGRRFFGGENKSSGFLGTYDFESLPFDWGNDYKLPNIPEKDLVIYEMNVRGFTADESSGLPSSTRGSYLGVIEKIPHLLELGVNAVELLPVFEFDELEFQRHPNPRDHMINTWGYSTINFFAPMSRYASAGGGPLNASQEFKQMVKALHAAGIEVILDVVYNHTNEGDDVNPYTTSFRGIDNKVYYMLDLKNNGQYFNFSGCGNTLNCNHPVVMELILESLRHWVVEYHVDGFRFDLASVLCRGTDGAPLSAPPLIRAISKDAILSRCKIIAEPWDCGGLYLVGRFPNWDRWAEWNGIYRDDIRKFIKGDCGMKGSFATRVAGSSDLYNVNKRKPYHGINFVIAHDGFTLRDLVSYNVKHNDANGEGGNDGCNDNFSWNCGFEGETEDTSIKALRSRQMKNFHLALMTSQGTPMMLMGDEYGHTRYGNNNSYGHDNALNHFLWEQLEARKRDHFRFFSEVIKFRRKHPHLFSRENFLNKNDITWHESNWDNPESKFLAYTLHDDNGEDVYLAFNAHDYFVNVSLPSPPTNRRWFRVVDTNLESPHDFVLDGIPGVGSSYNLAPYSSILLKANL, from the exons ATGTTGAAAATATTCCCAGGCCAAGCATTTCCATTGGGTGTTTCAGAAGTAGACAATGGGATCAATTTTGCAATTTTCTCACAGCATGCTACATCTGTCACCATTTGTTTATCACTTGATGGGAG GATTGATGATGGAATGCTGGAGTTCAAATTGGACCCTGATGACAATAGAACAGGGGACATTTGGCACATTTGTATCCAG GATTTACAAAGGAAAAATGTCCTATATGGCTATAGGATTGATGGTCCTCAAGGTTGGCATCATGGGCATCGGTATGATGATGGCACTATGCTTTTAGATCCTTACGCCAAGTTTGTTGAAGGTCGCCGATTCTTTGGGGGTGAAAATAAGTCCTCTGGTTTTCTAGGGACTTATGATTTTGAGAGCTTGCCTTTTGATTGGGGAAATGACTATAAGCTTCCTAATATACCAGAG AAAGATCTTGTAATATATGAAATGAATGTCCGTGGATTTACAGCTGATGAATCTAGTGGCTTGCCTTCAAGCACACGGGGAAGTTACCTGGGTGTTATAGAAAAG ATTCCACATCTGCTGGAGCTTGGTGTCAATGCGGTTGAACTATTGCCTGTCTTTGAGTTTGATGAGTTAGAGTTTCAGAGGCATCCAAACCCCAGGGATCATATG ATCAATACGTGGGGCTACTCCACAATCAACTTTTTTGCTCCAATGAGTCGATATGCTAGTGCTGGTGGAGGACCTCTTAATGCTTCGCAGGAATTTAAACAAATGGTTAAAGCCTTGCATGCTGCTGGGATAGAG GTCATTTTGGATGTTGTGTACAACCATACTAATGAGGGCGATGATGTAAATCCGTATACCACTTCATTTCGTGGCATTGATAATAAG GTTTATTACATGTTGGACCTGAAGAATAATGGTCAATATTTTAACTTCTCGGGCTGTG GTAACACCTTGAACTGTAATCATCCCGTGGTGATGGAACTAATTCTTGAAAGCTTAAGACACTG GGTTGTTGAATATCATGTAGATGGTTTTAGATTTGATCTTGCCAGTGTTCTTTGCCGGGGAACAGATGGTGCTCCACTTAGTGCTCCCCCACTCATAAGG GCAATTTCAAAAGATGCTATTCTATCAAGATGTAAAATAATTGCAGAACCTTGGGATTGTGGAGGTCTTTATCTTGTAGGAAGATTTCCAAATTGGGATCG GTGGGCTGAATGGAACGGAATATACCGTGACGACATTAGAAAATTTATTAAG GGTGACTGTGGCATGAAGGGAAGCTTTGCAACTCGAGTAGCTGGGTCATCTGATCTTTACAAC GTGAATAAGCGTAAACCTTACCATGGTATTAATTTTGTTATTGCTCATGATGGATTTACACTTCGTGATCTAGTTTCTTACAATGTCAAG CATAATGATGCCAATGGTGAAGGTGGAAATGATGGATGCAATGATAACTTCAGCTGGAATTGTGGTTTTGAAG GTGAAACAGAAGATACAAGCATCAAAGCTTTGCGCTCAAGGCAAATGAAAAACTTCCATTTGGCTTTAATGACATCTCAG GGAACACCAATGATGTTAATGGGGGATGAGTACGGGCATACTCGTTATGGAAATAACAATAGCTATGGACATGATAATGCTCTTAACCATTTCCTTTGGGAACAG TTAGAGGCACGGAAGAGGGATCACTTCAGATTTTTCTCTGAAGTGATAAAGTTTCGAAGGAAGCATCCCCATTTATTTAGCCGGGAAAATTTTCTAAACAAG AATGATATAACTTGGCACGAAAGCAATTGGGACAATCCTGAAAGTAAATTTCTTGCCTACAC GCTTCATGATGATAATGGAGAAGACGTTTACTTGGCATTCAATGCTCACGATTATTTTGTCAATGTTTCGTTGCCCTCTCCTCCGACAAACCGAAGATGGTTTCGTGTG GTGGACACCAATCTGGAGTCTCCCCATGACTTTGTACTGGATGGCATTCCGGGGGTTGGAAGCTCCTATAATTTGGCTCCCTATTCCTCAATTCTTCTGAAAGCCAATTTATAA
- the LOC103503683 gene encoding uncharacterized protein LOC103503683 — MQHIPATMEEQLLLKAIKEECAWESLPKRLQATLSSKEEWHRRIIDHCIKKRLQWNTSFARKVCKESEYYEDMMRYLRRNLALFPYHLAEYVCRVMRISPFRYYCDMIFEVMKNENPYDSIPNFSAADALRLTGIGRNEFIDIMNKCRSKKIMWKLNKSIARELLPTQPIDFVIEPWWGVCLVNFTLEEFKKLSEEEMATIDKVCKEEANSFILFDPEIVKGLYRRGLIYFDVPVYPDDRFKVSRLEGFVSNREQSYEDPIEELLYAVFVVSSENATVAELAATLQADLLQLQAAASFACRLGWAVKVIDPASVLQDTSIPNSPRTIFTDEDGSLAASGSSNMFSDGDGSQGYSGTDGLGPDSANRVAFVVDANITSYLMMGSVSPGLKSHAVTLYEAGKLGHACIADLCKDLTTLEGAKFEGELQEFANHAFSLRCILECLLVGGVAINAKGEEGIYDKQDAEASDKKESSSLITDTASIEKLEHLTIDEDQKCADDSSGSALVFEGSAGDDMNSATSLDGGTAFSQASDPVPLLQIDNKSMQIDELDIGGESFKRIKKYQVDILRCESLASLAPSTLNRLFLRDYDVVVSMIPLPPSSVLPGPTGPIHFGPPSYSSMTPWMKLVIYSTVSSGPLSVILMKGQCLRMLPAPLAGCEKALIWSWDGSNIGGLGGKFEGNFVKGSVLLHCLNALLKYSAVLVQPLSKYDLDKTGRAITVDVPLPLKNSDGSIAQVGNDLGLSEEEISDLNALLVVLANKIELWTVGYIRLLKLYKERELENFSSDEKAYEWVPLSVEFGIPLFSPKLCENICKRVVSSELLQSDLLHRHHDAMQGLRKRLRDVCAEYQATGPAARLLYQKEQPKEVSKQLMNYASGRWNPLVDPSSPISGAGSEHQRLKLANRHRCRTEVLSFDGTILRSYALAPVYEAATRPIEEVLPTTSTKGESDEADSKEVVLPGVNMIFDGTELHPFDIGACQQARQPIALVAEAAAASAAVATK, encoded by the exons GATTATTGACCACTGTATAAAGAAGAGACTGCAATGGAACACTAGTTTCGCTCGCAAAGTATGCAAAGAAAGTGAATATTATGAAGATATGATGCGGTATCTGCGAAGGAATCTAGCG CTATTTCCTTACCACCTTGCCGAGTATGTTTGCCGCGTAATGAGAATATCACCTTTTAGATATTACTGCGATATGATATTTGAGGTCATGAAAAATG AGAATCCTTATGACAGCATCCCAAATTTTAGTGCGGCTGATGCGTTGCGGTTGACAGGAATTGGCAGGAATGAATTTATTGATATCATGAATAAGTGCAGATCCAAG AAAATTATGTGGAAGTTAAACAAGTCAATTGCAAGAGAACTTTTACCGACCCAACCTATTGATTTTGTTATTGAACCATGGTGGGGTGTTTGTCTTGTAAACTTCACGTTGGAAGAATTTAAG AAACTCTCAGAAGAAGAAATGGCGACGATTGACAAAGTTTGTAAGGAGGAGGCTAATTCATTTATTCTCTTCGACCCAGAAATTGTAAAAGGTCTTTACAGAAGAGGATTGATCTACTTTGATGTTCCTGTTTATCCAGATGACCGTTTTAAGG TTTCAAGGCTTGAAGGGTTTGTTTCCAACCGTGAACAGTCCTACGAAGACCCGATTGAGGA GTTATTGTATGCAGTTTTTGTTGTTTCAAGTGAAAATGCAACTGTGGCTGAGCTGGCAGCGACATTACAGGCTGACTTATTGCAGCTCCAGGCTGCTGCTTCTTTTGCATGTAGATTGGGATGGGCAGTAAAAGTGATTGATCCAGCATCCGTTCTTCAAGATACTAGCATACCTAACTCTCCTAGGACAATTTTCACTGATGAAGATGGTTCTCTAGCTGCTTCAGGTTCATCAAATATGTTTTCTGATGGTGATGGTTCTCAAGGGTATTCTGGAACAGATGGTTTGGGACCAGATTCTGCTAATCGTGTCGCCTTTGTTGTAGATGCTAATATAACATCATATCTCATGATGGGGTCAGTTTCACCAG GACTGAAATCCCATGCTGTAACGTTGTACGAAGCTGGAAAACTAGGCCATGCTTGCATTGCTGATCTTTGCAAAGATCTGACTACCTTAGAAGGAGCAAAGTTTGAGGGTGAACTGCAGGAATTTGCAAACCATGCATTTAGCCTACGCTGTATTTTGGAATGTTTATTGGTAGGTGGAGTTGCCATTAATGCGAAAGGAGAGGAGGGAATCTATGATAAACAAGATGCAGAAGCTTCTGATAAGAAGGAATCATCATCCTTGATAACGGACACTGCTTCAATTGAAAAGTTAGAACACTTGACTATTGATGAAGATCAGAAATGTGCTGATGATTCTAGCGGTTCTGCACTGGTCTTTGAGGGTTCTGCTGGTGATGATATGAATTCTGCTACCTCTTTAGATGGTGGGACTGCCTTTAGTCAAGCATCCGACCCTGTTCCTCTTCTTCAAATTGATAATAAATCAATGCAGATTGATGAGCTAGATATTGGAGGAGAGTCATTCAAGAGAATAAAGAAATATCAAGTTGATATACTACGCTGTGAAAGTTTGGCTTCTCTTGCTCCTTCAACATTGAATCGATTGTTTCTTCGTGACTATGATGTTGTTGTTTCTATGATTCCTCTTCCTCCTTCATCAGTTCTTCCTGGACCAACAGGCCCTATCCATTTTGGTCCTCCGTCTTATTCATCTATGACACCTTGGATGAAATTGGTTATATATTCAACTGTATCCAGTGGGCCACTGTCAGTTATACTAATGAAAGGGCAATGTTTGCGCATGCTTCCTGCCCCATTGGCTGGCTGTGAGAAAGCTCTAATATGGTCTTGGGATGGTTCAAATATTGGTGGCCTGGGAGGAAAATTTGAAGGAAATTTTGTAAAAGGAAGTGTACTTCTACATTGTTTAAATGCACTTCTCAAATACTCAGCTGTATTGGTGCAGCCCCTTAGTAAATATGATCTCGATAAAACTGGGAGAGCTATTACCGTTGATGTTCCTTTACCCTTAAAGAATTCTGATGGCTCAATTGCTCAAGTAGGTAATGATCTCGGTCTATCTGAAGAAGAAATTTCAGACTTGAATGCCTTGTTAGTTGTTTTAGCGAACAAGATAGAACTGTGGACAGTTGGTTATATTCGGCTGTTGAAACTCTACAAAGAAAGAGAGTTGGAAAACTTTTCTTCGGATGAAAAGGCCTATGAATGGGTACCATTGAGTGTAGAATTTGGGATACCGCTTTTTAGTCCCAAGTTATGtgaaaatatttgtaaaagagTGGTCTCATCTGAATTGCTTCAATCAGATTTACTGCATAGGCATCATGACGCCATGCAAGGATTGAGAAAGAGATTACGTGATGTTTGTGCAGAATACCAAGCGACAGGCCCAGCTGCTAGACTTTTATACCAGAAGGAACAACCTAAAGAAGTTTCCAAACAACTTATGAACTATGCTAGTGGAAGGTGGAATCCACTGGTGGATCCTTCATCTCCTATTTCAGGAGCTGGGAGCGAACATCAGAGACTTAAGCTTGCTAATCGGCATCGCTGTCGAACTGAAGTTTTGAGTTTTGATGGTACCATTCTCAG ATCCTATGCTCTAGCTCCCGTGTATGAGGCTGCCACAAGGCCAATTGAAGAAGTCCTTCCCACTACTTCGACGAAAGGCGAATCAGATGAAGCTGACAGCAAGGAAGTAGTACTCCCCGGTGTGAATATGATTTTTGATGGAACCGAGTTACATCCTTTCGATATAGGTGCTTGCCAGCAGGCTCGTCAACCAATTGCTTTAGTAGCAGAAGCAGCTGCAGCCTCAGCAGCAGTCGCAACTAAATAG